One genomic region from Candidatus Omnitrophota bacterium encodes:
- a CDS encoding Rrf2 family transcriptional regulator, which translates to MKLVTKNIHYAIKSLLYFAQRPAKVITVSELVKKLKMRRAFLRRILQALSKHKVLDSLRGSGGGFILNLSPEKIRIIDIVTIFRNEANVIGCLLEKGICPQPDKCLLMRKLTNIEFQLNNTLSQLTIAKLLKSVSNQIRKDQICLKGGLNK; encoded by the coding sequence ATGAAGTTAGTTACTAAAAATATACATTACGCGATTAAGTCGCTTCTTTATTTTGCTCAGCGCCCCGCTAAAGTGATTACCGTAAGTGAGCTGGTGAAGAAATTAAAGATGCGCAGAGCCTTTTTAAGAAGAATTTTACAGGCTTTAAGTAAGCATAAGGTGTTAGACTCTTTAAGGGGAAGTGGCGGCGGTTTTATCTTAAATTTAAGTCCGGAAAAAATACGTATTATCGATATAGTGACTATTTTTCGAAATGAAGCAAATGTCATTGGCTGTTTATTAGAAAAGGGTATCTGCCCGCAACCCGATAAATGTTTATTAATGCGAAAGTTAACGAATATTGAGTTTCAATTAAATAATACATTAAGCCAGCTTACTATAGCAAAACTGCTTAAGAGTGTTAGCAACCAGATTAGAAAAGATCAAATTTGCCTGAAAGGCGGGTTAAATAAATGA